CTGAAGATCTGGGAGAAGTCGCCTTCCCAGTCCTCGGTGAAGAACAGGCTGTGGTGCGCGAGCTGAGGCAGCTTGCCGTTGACGCCGAGCAGCACGAGCACCGCGCCGGGTCCGGCCACCCGCTGCTTCCACCAGGCGTCATTCGTGCTGCGGAACTCAGGCCGCAGGAGCACCGTTTCGGTGTGATGCAGGTCGGCTGTGGACACCACCACATCGGCGTTGATCGTCCGGTTGATGCCCGAGGCATCCGCGAACCGCACTCCGCGCGCACGTCCGTTCTCGACGGTGATCTCGGTGACTCGCGCGTCGGTGAGAATGCGCACGCCCTCTGTTTCGGCGAGTCGGCGGATGCTGTCGATGACCTGAGCGAATCCGCCGAGCGGGTAATAGACGCCATCCTGCAGGTCGAGGTGGCTCATCAGGTGGTACATGCTCGGCGCGGCATACGGCGATGTGCCGAGGAAGACGGCGGGATAGCCGAGCACCTGACGCAACCGCGGGTCGCGGATGCGGTCGGCGATGAAGCGGTGCAGGGGCTGCAGCAGCAAGCGGACCAGTCGGCCGCTGCGGCGCAGCACATCGCCGGTGGCAAGGGTGCGGTACGAGGCAAACGTCGAGTAGAGGAACCGCCGCACCGCCATCTCGTAGGTTTCCCGGGCGGAGGCGAGGTAGCGCTCCATCGCCGCCCGCGCGCCGGGTTCGATCCGTTCGAACGTGTCCAGGGTGCGCTCGCGATCAGCGCTGACGTCGAGTGGTTCGGGATGCTTCTCGAAGAACACCCGGTAGCCCGGGTCCAGCTTGGTCAGCTGCAGCTGTTCGGACGCGGAGGTGCCGAGCAATCGGTAGAAGTGGTCGAACACCTCGGGCATGAGGTACCAGGACGGCCCGGTGTCGAATCGGAAACCGTCCTTCTCCCACGTGCCCGCGCGACCGCCGACCACTTCGCGCGCCTCCAGCAGGGTCACCTGATAGCCATCCCTGCCGAGCAGGGCAGCGGTGGCAAGCCCCGCGATGCCGCCGCCGATCACCACTGCCGTGGCCGTCGCGGTCACTGCGCCCCCGCCATCGAGCGCATCAGAATGCCAAGCTTGCGCGCGGTCGGAACGCGGACGCGTTGCCGCACAAGTTGCGGGGCGGGGGTCTCCCGCAACCGCGCGGTCAAGGCGGAGAACAGCGCGTGCGCGGCAACCACCGCGCGGCGGCAATCCGGCGGCAGCAGCGAAATGGTCTCGCGGGCAGCGGCGAGGTCGGCCTGGATCTGGGCGACGAGGGCGTCCTTCTCGGCTTCGGTCAGCCGCTCGGGGTCGATGCCGGGAAAGTACCGACGGCCGCGCGCACTGAAGTCATCCGCGAGGTCGCGCAGGAAGTTGATCCTCTGAAACGCGGAGCCGAGACTGCGGGCGCCCTCCTCGAGGCGCGCCCGGGTGCTCTGGGCGACGGTGTGGTCGATCAGGAACACCCGCAGGCACATCAGCCCGATCACTTCGGCGGAGCCGTATACGTACTCGCGCAGTTCCGCCTCGGTGAAGTCCACCGGGCTGAGATCGCGGCGCATCGATGCGAAGAACGGCGCGGTGAGTTCGGTGCCGATCCCGGCTTCCCTGGCGGTGCGCGCGAAAGAGTGCACCACCAGATTGCTGCTGTAGCCGACGGCGATGGCCTGGTGAGTCTGGGTCTCCAGCTCATCGAGGATGTCGCGCTGCCCGGCGTTGTCGACGCCGGCCTGTTCTGCCGCCCCGTCGACAATCTCGTCGGCGATGCGCACCAACGCGTAGATGTCGGCTACCCGGTCCCGGGTGGGTCGGGCGAACAATCGGGAGGCGAGGCCGAACGACGACGAGTACTCGGTGATGATGCGAGCCGAACTGCGGTGCGCCGCGCGGGAGTATTGCGCCAACGGCTCCAGCTCGGTGCTCATGCTTCGCGCTCCACGCATCGGGTGAGCACCCGCCGAAGCAGCCCGTCGAGCTCGCCCGGCAGCCCAGCATGATCGAGCGTCTCGATCGCTTGGGCGGTGCGCGCCGCGATCACTGATTCGACGAAGACGTTCGCACCGAAGTCGACGAGGGCGGCGCGAACGAGAGCGGCGTCCTCGTCGGTGAGGTCGGGGCGGCCGAACCGCGGTTCGATGATGGCCCAGGCATCCGTCGTCCGCGCATAGGCGATCAGCAGCGTCTGCTTGCCCTCGCGCAGGTCGCCGAGGGTGCTCTTGCCGGTCATTCGTTCGTCGCCGAACACCCCGAGCATGTCGTCCCGCAGTTGGAACACGGTGCCCAGATCTGCGCCGATGCTCCGGAGAGTGTCGATGGTTCTCGCATCCGTCCTGGCGAGGATCGCACCGGCCACGATCGGCGCGATGAAGGAGTAACTGGCCGTCTTGTTTGCGCTCATGGTGACGATATCCGCGGGCGATGGCTGGACGATGCCGGTGGCGTACGCGA
The Diaminobutyricimonas sp. LJ205 genome window above contains:
- the crtI gene encoding phytoene desaturase family protein, giving the protein MTATATAVVIGGGIAGLATAALLGRDGYQVTLLEAREVVGGRAGTWEKDGFRFDTGPSWYLMPEVFDHFYRLLGTSASEQLQLTKLDPGYRVFFEKHPEPLDVSADRERTLDTFERIEPGARAAMERYLASARETYEMAVRRFLYSTFASYRTLATGDVLRRSGRLVRLLLQPLHRFIADRIRDPRLRQVLGYPAVFLGTSPYAAPSMYHLMSHLDLQDGVYYPLGGFAQVIDSIRRLAETEGVRILTDARVTEITVENGRARGVRFADASGINRTINADVVVSTADLHHTETVLLRPEFRSTNDAWWKQRVAGPGAVLVLLGVNGKLPQLAHHSLFFTEDWEGDFSQIFSEPTSIPDPASLYVCKPGATDASVTPDGQENLFVLVPVPADPAIGFGDADGSGDVAVERVADQAIRQIALWAHIPDLEQRIRVRRTIGPADFESDFNSWRGSALGPAHVLTQSAFFRGSNASSKVKGLLYAGATTVPGVGLPMCLISAELVIKRLRGDTSTTPLPEPL
- a CDS encoding phytoene/squalene synthase family protein, whose translation is MSTELEPLAQYSRAAHRSSARIITEYSSSFGLASRLFARPTRDRVADIYALVRIADEIVDGAAEQAGVDNAGQRDILDELETQTHQAIAVGYSSNLVVHSFARTAREAGIGTELTAPFFASMRRDLSPVDFTEAELREYVYGSAEVIGLMCLRVFLIDHTVAQSTRARLEEGARSLGSAFQRINFLRDLADDFSARGRRYFPGIDPERLTEAEKDALVAQIQADLAAARETISLLPPDCRRAVVAAHALFSALTARLRETPAPQLVRQRVRVPTARKLGILMRSMAGAQ